A DNA window from Drosophila virilis strain 15010-1051.87 chromosome 4, Dvir_AGI_RSII-ME, whole genome shotgun sequence contains the following coding sequences:
- the LOC6627622 gene encoding probable pseudouridine-5'-phosphatase, with amino-acid sequence MCDRTPRITATAPRCLRCCPPCCNPCLCCPPACCEPCTAYCFFDLESAVFDTRHIYQRACRELLASYNKTLPEEVLMRCGPMETHEMAQLICRKCELPVLWENFLVQLNEHTCELIANPPLMEGVERLVKHLYDNCIGLALITSSTRALYCKKIRGREEFFAMFNVVLCSDEYNRPKPEPDCYLIAMSLLCDPPCVECCLAFDGTTKGVQAAREAHLQVIMLPDPDLPCCWSELATQRLETLVDFDPEEFGMPYLEPLPEPPPAPSVRASADDQGPIAIKSEEEIITSGQDEEEPPETNVEEPPTEPA; translated from the exons ATGTGCGATAGGACACCTCGAATAACTGCAACTGCGCCGCGATGTTTGCGCTGTTGCCCACCCTGCTGTAATCCCTGTCTCTGCTGTCCGCCGGCCTGCTGTGAGCCATGCACTGCCTATTGCTTTTTCGACTTGGAGTCGGCGGTATTTG ACACGCGTCATATTTATCAACGCGCCTGTCGCGAACTGCTGGCCAGCTATAATAAGACCCTGCCCGAGGAGGTGCTTATGCGCTGTGGTCCCATGGAGACGCACGAGATGGCCCAGTTAATATGCCGCAAATGCGAGCTGCCCGTGCTCTGGGAGAACTTCCTGGTGCAGCTAAATGAACACACCTGTGAGCTGATTGCCAATCCGCCGCTGATGGAAGGCGTCGAGCGTCTCGTCAAGCATTTGTATGACAATTGCATTGGCCTGGCGCTGATTACCTCCAGCACTAGAGCGCTATACTGCAAGAAGATACGCGGCCGCGAAGAGTTCTTCGCTATGTTCAACGTTGTGCTCTGCTCCGATGAATATAATCGTCCCAAGCCAGAACCGGATTGTTATTTAATTGCCATGTCGTTACTCTGTGATCCGCCCTGTGTGGAATGCTGTTTGGCCTTCGATGGAACCACCAAGGGCGTGCAGGCGGCCAGGGAGGCGCACTTGCAGGTGATTATGTTGCCGGATCCCGATCTGCCCTGTTGCTGGTCTGAGCTGGCCACGCAACGCCTTGAAACGCTTGTCGACTTTGATCCCGAGGAGTTTGGCATGCCGTATCTGGAACCCTTACCTGAACCACCGCCGGCACCGTCGGTTCGTGCAAGTGCAGACGATCAGGGACCCATCGCCATAAAGTCGGAAGAGGAGATTATAACCAGCGGACAGGACGAAGAGGAGCCGCCGGAGACAAACGTTGAGGAGCCACCCACAGAACCAGCttag